GGTCCCTCGCCCAGCCGCGCTCCAGCTCGCGCACGAACTCCGCGTCATGGAGGACGAGCGAACCCTCGCCCAGCTTGTTGAGCGACAGCGAGTCCAGGTTCGTGGAGCCCACCACCGCGAGCCAGTCGTCCACCAGCATCGTCTTCGCGTGCATCATCGACGGCTGGTACTCGTAGATGCGCACGCCCGCCGCCAGCAGCCGCTCGTAGGTCGAGCGCTGCGAGGCGCGGATGACCTTCACGTCGTGGACGGGCCCCGGCCCCAACACGCGAACCTCCACGCCCTGCCGGCACTTCTCCTCCAACTGCTCGAGGATTTCGTTGGGCGGGGAGAAGTACGCGTTGGCGATCCACAAGCGCTCGCGCGCCGCGGCGATGACCATCCGCACCATCCGCTCCGCGTCGGTGATGCCCAGCTTGCCGGAGCTCTCCACGAAGCCCGCCGCCGCGGGCCCGCGGGACTCCACCTCCGGGAACGCGCTGACGGGGAGCAGCCCGCCGCCGGACTCCTGCCAGTAGCGGGAGAACGACAGCTGCATCTGCCGCGTGGCGGGCCCCTCCACGCGGACGCTCGTGTCGCGCCACGCCTCGGGACTCCGCCCATCCCCCTCCCAGACCTTCCAGAAGCCGAACCCGCCCGTGTACGCGACGCGCCCGTCGACGATGACCAGCTTCTGGTGTGAACGCCCCAACAGCCGGCCCAGCACCTTGCCCGCCAGCAGCCGGTAGTAGTGCACCTCGACACCCGCGTCACGGAGGACCTGCTCCACCTGCTGGTCGAAGTCCTTGTCCCCCTGGAGCTCCTCGCTGCCCACCGGGTCCACCACCACGCGACACGCGACGCCCGCGCGCGCCCGCTCCACCAGCGCCTCCACGATGCGGTCGGACACGTCGCTGGGACGCCAGATGTACACGAGGATGTGGACGCTCTCGCGCGCCGCGCGGAGGTCCTCCACCATGCGGTCGAAGACGGCGCCGTTCTCCAGCAACTCCAGCCGGTGCCCCGGCACCAGGCCGATGCCCGTGGACTGGTAGAGCGAGAACGAGAACCCCTCGGGCCCGGGTGGCAGCGAGTACGGCCCGCGCATCTCGTGCTGCTTGCGCTCCGGTCCGCTGTCGAAGCCATGCGCCCCAGGCTGGGGCAACAGCATGTCCGCGAGGTCCTGACGCTCGTCCATGCCGTGGCAAGCTAGGAACACTTCCCCGCCCTGGCATGCCGGGCTCGCCCGCCCGCCACCCGACGGAGCGCTCTCTCCCATTGCCGCCCGGCGACGGGCTGGCCACACTGGCCCGGTTCCCTCGCACCCCGGAGAGCCGACCCATGGTGGAAGAGACCCGTCCAACCGCGCAGGAGCTGCTGTCGCTGCCACGGCTCGCGCCCCTGGTGCCCATGCTGTACGTGGCCTGGACGGACGGCGAGCTGACCTCCGCGGAGATTCGCGCCCTGGGCGCCGCCGCCCGGGCCCAGTCCTGGTTGGACCTGCGCTCCACCACCGTGCTCGCCCGGTGGCTGGACCCGCTGATGCCCCCCGCCCCCAGCGAGCTCGCCGTCCTGCGCGACCACATCCGCGCCGCCGCGGACCGGCTGTCGACCAGCCCCCAGGAGAGCCTCGCGGAGCTGGGCGCGAAGCTGGCGGAGCTCGTCTCCGGCACCACCGAGCTGCCGCCCTCCGTCCAGGACCTCGCGCGCGAGCTGGCCGCCGTGGAGGCCGTGCTCGGCGTCTCCGGCCGGGAGGCCGTGCGCGCCCTCGTCCCCTCCGCCGCGCCCGAGCCCCGCCGCGTCGGCCCCACCGAGCCCACGTCCTTCGCCCCGGAGGCGCTGCGCGCGGTGCTCGACCGCACCTACCCCGACGTGCGCGCCCAGGTCCGCCGCTGGCTGGAGGACCCCGCCTTCCGACACCCCGAGGCGCCCCGCGACACCTTCGCGCAGCGCGAGCAGGTCTTCGCCTGGCTGAAGCAGCTCGCCGACGCGGGCCTGGGCCGCATCGCGTTCCCCCAGGGCGCCGAGACGAGCGCGGACCTGGGCGCCTTCATCGCCGCCTTCGAGACGCTGGCCCTCTTCGACCTGAGCCTCGTGGTGAAGGCCGGCGTCCACTTCGGCCTGTTCGGCGCGAGCATCCTCTTCCTCGGCACGGAGCGGCACCACCGCGAGTACCTCCCGAAGGTCGCCTCGCTGGAGCTGCCCGGCTGCTTCGCGATGAGCGAGCTGGGCCACGGCTCCAACGTGCGCGACGTGGAGACGGTGGCCCGCTACGACGCGGAGAAGGGCGACTTCGTGGTGCACACGCCCACGGACACCGCGCGCAAGGAGTGGATCGGCAACGCCGCGCGCCACGGCCGCGTCGCCACGGTGTTCGCGCAGCTCGAGGTGGGCGGCAAGGGCCTGGGCGTCCACGCGCTGCTGGTGCCGCTGCGCGACGAGCACGGCAAGGTCCTGCCCGGGGTGCGCATCGAGGACTGCGGTCGGAAGATGGGCCTCAACGGCGTGGACAACGGCCGCATCTGGTTCGACCACGTGCGCGTGCCCCGGGAGAACCTGCTGGACCGCTTCGGGCAGGTGAGCCCGGAGGGCCACTACACCAGCGCCATCTCCAGCGACGGCCGGCGCTTCTTCACCATGCTGGGCACGCTGGTGGCGGGCCGGGTGAGCGTGGCGTGCGCGTCGCTGAGCGCGGCCAAGAGCGGCCTCACCATCGCCGTGCGCTACGGCGACCTGCGCCGCCAGTTCGGGCCTCCGGGCGCGCGGGAGGTGCGACTGCTCGACCACCAGGTGCACCAGCTGCGCCTGCTCGTGCCGCTGGCGAAGACGTACGCGCTGGACTTCGCGCTGGAGTACCTCGTGGACCGCTACGTGAAGCGGACGGAGGAGGACGCGATGGAGGTGGAGGCGCTCGCCGCGGGCCTCAAGGCGTACGCGTCGTGGCACTGCACGGCGGTGCTCCAGGAGGCGCGCGAGGCGTGCGGGGGGCAGGGCTACCTGGAGGAGAACCGCCTGCCCACGCTCAAGGCGGACACTGACATCTTCACCACCTTCGAGGGCGACAACACCGTGCTGATGCAGCTGGTGGCCAAGAGCCTGCTGACGGGCTACCGCCAGCGCTTCGAGGACGACCGCGTCTTCGCGGTGCTCAAGCTCATCGCGGACAAGGCCACCGCCATGGCGGACCGCAACCCCATCAGCATCCGCCGCACCGGCAGCGAGCACCTGCGCGACGGCGACTACCAGCTGCGCGCGCTGCGCTACCGCGAGGAGGACCTGCTGGCCTCCGTGGCCAGGCGCATCCGCAAGCGGCTGGGCGCGGGCGTGGAGGCGTTCGCCGCCTTCGACCAGGTGCAGGCCCACCTCGTCGCGCTGGCGCACGCGCACGTGGAGCGCGTGGTGCTGGAGCAGTTCCTCCGGGGCGTGGCCCAGGTGAGCGACCCCGGCCTCAAGCTGCTGCTCGGGCGGCTGTGCGACCTCTACGGCCTGTCCTGCCTGGAGGCCCACGGCGGCTGGTTCCTGGAGCACGGCCTCATGGAGGGCAACAAGGCCCTGGCCATCCGCAAGGAGGTGGTGAAGCTGTGCACGGAAGTGCGCCCGGACGCGGTGGCCCTGGTGGACGCGTTCGGCATTCCGGACACCTGCCTCGCCGCGCCCATCGGCCTGGGCCACCTGTCGCCCTGAGCCACCCGCCTACTGGATGAGGCCGGGCGCGCGGAACACCTCTCCGTCGCGCCCCTCCACGCGCAGGCTGGCGTCGTCGGACGGGCTCACCCGCAGCTCCACGCGCGGCTGCCCCCGCCGGTCGACCAGCAGCAGGCCCGGCGCGCCGTGCTCGTCCGCGCCCAGGATGGCGCGCGGGCGGCCATCCGCGTCCGCCAGCTCCAGGCGCGACGAGCCGTCCACCTGGAGCCCCACCGCGAACAGGTCCACCCCTCCGGGCTTGGACAGGGTCAAGCGGGGCGCCTCGTCGGAGTACACCGTCAGCTCCGCCAGCGACTCGCCTCCGCTCGTGGAGAAGCGCAGCCGCGGCGAGCCATCCTCCGCCACGCCGAGCAGCGCGCGCGGACGCCCCTCGCCGTCATGGAGCACCAGCCCCGCGCCACCCGCCGCGTCCATGCCGAGCGAGGCGCGCGTCCGCCCCCGCGCGTCGTTGAGCACCAGGCGCGACGCGACCAGCTCCCCGGCGGAGTGCGCCGGAGTCGTCCGCAGCGCCGCCGCGCCCAACCCCAGCCCCGCGAGCGCGAGCGCCGAGAACGTCAATCCCTGCAAGCGCCGGCAGCGCCGCTCCAACCGCTCCACGCGCGTGTCCAATGCATCCATCGTCCGACCTCCCGCCCGGGCCATGTGCGCCCGGCGGAGACAGGTTAGCGGAAAGGCGGCCCCCACCGCTCACGGCCCCGCGGCACGACATGGACGAGGCCCGCGCGATAGAGTGCCACCCCTACGCGTCCGCGGTGGGAGGTCGTGTGCAAATCAAGGGTCCGCACTCCAGCAGCTCCGTCCATTCCACGAAGCAGGGTCAGGCCGCGCGAGAGACCACCGGCCCCCAGCAGGGTCCGGCCCCCCAGGCGCCAGCGGCCCCACCGCCCGCGAAGGCGCCCCCCGCCGACAAGTTCGCGAAGGGGGAGCCAAAGAACGACGCCGCCGTGAAGGGGGCCACCGCGCAGGAGCTGAAGGACGCCCACGCCTCGACCGTCGTCAACCTCGCCAGGCGCGGCTCCGTCTACAAGGGCAATGGCCCGTCGAAGCTCGCCCAGGGGACGGAGAACCTCCAGACGATGCTGGGGTACTCCCCGGAGAAGTCCGTCGCCAGCGCGAAGCTCCTGACCCAGGTGGCCCAGGGCTCGGACCCGCGCATCATCGACAACGCCGAGTTCAGGGACGGGGCCTGCAGCGGCTTCGTGCGCGAGTGGATCCGCCTGGGCACGGAGGCGAACGCGAACCCCGCGGCCGGCGCGAAGGCGTTCCAGGAGATGATGAAGGGGGACCTCTCGCCTGTCTTCGACGGACAGCGCGCGATGTCCGCGAGCCGGATGCAGGCGGATGCGTGCAGGCAGCGGCGAGACGCGCTGCACCAGGAGGCGACCCGCATCCAGAGCGGCGCCAAGGACCTGCCGAAGGAGGAAATCCCCAAGGCCATCGCGCGGATGAAGGAGATCCACTCCCAGCTCTCCGACCTCAGCGGCGAAATCAACCCGCTGGTCGCCCAGGAGCTCAAGGACCGCGGCGCGGGCCTGACGCCCGTCGCGGTCCACCCGGCCGGTGGCATCTCCGCGGCCACGGAGACGTTCGGCTACGCCAAGATGCCGACCTACCAGGGGCTGGTGGACACCCTGCGCGCCGCCACGACCCAGAACGGGTTCTATCGCCTCGAGCTGAAGGGCTCCGACAACCAGGGCCACGTCATCGGCCTGCAGAAGACGGATTCGAAGTGCCGGTTCATGGACCCCAACAACGGGGACTGGCAGGTCGGCAACCACGAGGACCTGTGCAGGGCCGTCGCCCTGGCGGTGGACTTCACCTACGGCAGCGCCGACAAGCCCTCGCAGCAGTTCCCGGAGTTCCGTCTCATCCGCTACGACGCGAACGCGTCGTGACCTGACGGCACCCGCCCGGGCCCCATGCGCCCGGACGGGAGCGCCTCAGATGTCGACGAAGTTCTCCTGGGCGGGCGCGGCGTCGCGGCGGATGGGACGCCCCGCGCCGAAGAGGAAGCCCAGCTTGAACTGGACGAAGCCTCCACCAAAGCCCGCGCCCACCTCGGAGTCCGAGTCCGTGGAGTTGAACTCACCGATGACGGGGACGGAGACGCCCACCTCGGGCATCAAGCGGAAGCCGTTCGTGACGCGCAGCGCGTAGCCCACGGACGCGCCCACGCTCACGAGGTTGACGGCCACGCTCTCGGTCGCCGAGCTCCCGGAGATGCGCGTGGCGCTGACGCGAGGCCCCAGCACCAGCTCGGAGCCCCCCGCCGTCTTGAAGCCCACCAGCACGGGCACCGCCACGTTCACATAGCTGCCCACGTCCGAGTCGTCGTCCCCCAGGAACACGCCCATCACCGAGGGCGCCAGCGACACGGCCAGGTCCGGGTCGTCCGGATGGGTGAGCAGGAACTTCGACTGGAGCTCCGCCAGCGAGGACCCGAAGCGCACGCCCAGGTCCACCCGGTCCGTCACGCCAAAGCGCAACGCCAGGTCGAGGTGGGGGTAGTAGAGCGCATCCGAATCCGCCTCTCCCTCCAGGCCCTCGTCCGAGTCACCCGCCAGGACCGCCGCGCCCCCCACCCCCGGCTCGATGGCGAACTGGAACCTGCCCTGGCCCAGCGTGTCCGCCGTCTGGACATGGCTCACCGACACGCACCCCGTGCCCAGCAACCCCAGGCACACGGATGCGGCAACGACCGCGCGACGCAGCATGAGTGGAACCCCCTCCACGTCCAACCGGCCCTGGCTTGGAGCGTTGGAACGTTTCGGGCGCCTCCGACGTCGCGGAATTTCAGACATTCAATCCGGTTGCTTCTGGACGGTTCCGCCCGGGGATGCCTCCCCCCGGGCGGGGCTGACACCCACGTGGGGCGGACGGCACAATGCACGAATGAGACAGGGCGACCCTGAGCGGCTGATGGAGGCCTACCGCGCGACCCGCTACGTCATCCGCCCGCATGCGACCACGGGCGGCGTGGAGCAGGTGCTCCAGGTGGGACGCCTGCACCCGGCGCTGGATGCCGCGCTGCTCTCGCGCGGCCACCACACGTGGGCGTTCATCACCGCGTGGAACCCCGGCTCCCGACCCCAGGGGAAGGACGAGAACCAGCGGGCACAGGAGCGGTTGGTGGCGCAGCTCGTCGCGGGAGGATGGGTGCCCGCGCCCGCCATCGGCGAGGCCGAGGATGGCAGCTGGTCCGAGCAGAGCCTCTTCGTTCCAGGCCTGCCACGCGGCGACGCCGAGCGCTTCGGCCGGGCCTTCGGTCAGGTCGCCGTGCTCGTGGGGCGCACGGGGGCTCCGGCGGAGCTGCTGCTGTGCGGGGGCGACCTCTTCGCGCCGACTCCCTGACACGGCCCGCCAACTCCTTGCGCCGTGCACGGTGCGCCACGGAGTTGGCGGGAAGGCCCTCCCCGGGGCCACATGGGCGAGTAGGGTCGCCCCCCTGCGAATCCTGGAGCCCACCCCGATGACGTCCCAGCCCCCCACGACGCCCGCCTACGCGCGTCCCAGCGTCGTCCTGCTCGCCGGTGCCTTCGTCGCCGGCATGGCCCTGTTCCTCCACGGCGGCTGCTCGTCGGATGACGACACGCCCGACGAGGAGCCCCAGTATGGGACGTGCGAGGCCCGGTCCGAGTGCCGCGCCAACCACGGCCTCCCCGCGCAGGGGATGGAGTGGGCCTGCGTCACCCACACGTGCAGGCAGCGCCCGGTGCCCGCGTGCCGCAAGGGCCCACGCGACGCGGCCGCGGGGACGACGCGCATCCAGGTCCTCGCCTTCAACGACTTCCACGGGCAGTTGGAGGCCCCGGCGGGCAGCGGCGGGATGATTCAGACGGGCGTGGCCCCGGATGGTGGCCCGGTGCGGGTGGAGGCGGGCGGCGTGACGTACTTCGCGAAGCACCTCAAGGACCTGCGGGCCACCGACCCGCTCGACACGGTGGTGGTGGCCGCGGGCGACCTCATCGGCGCCACGCCCCTGCTGTCCGGCCTGTTCCACGACGAGCCGACCATCGAGGCGATGAACCAGCTCGGGCTGGACCTGGTCGCCGTGGGCAACCACGAGTTCGACGAGGGCTTCCGGGAGCTGCTGCGCATGCAGTCCGGTGGCTGCCACCCGGTGGACGGGTGCCAGGACGGCACGCCCTTCGAGGGCGCGAAGTTCCAGTTCCTCGCGGCCAACGTGGCCACGGGCAAGGACACGACGCTGTTCCCCCGCTACGTCGTCAAGGTGCTGGGCGGCATCCCGGTGGGCTTCATCGGCATGACGCTGGAGGGCACGCCGGAGATCGTCAACCCGGCGGGCGTGGAGGGCCTGGCCTTCAAGGACGAGGTGGAGACGGTGAACGCGCTCATCGCGGAGCTGCACGAGCAGTGCGTCGAGACCATCGTCGTGGTGGTCCACGAGGGCGGCACCCCGACCCCAGGCGCGCTGGTGAACGAGTGCGTGGGCGCGGGTGAGGGCGGGCGGATCTCCGGCCCCATCGTGGACATCGCGAAGCGCCTCGACGAAGCGGTGGACGTCATCGTCAGCGGCCACACCCATCAGGCGTACAACTGCCGCATCGCCAACAAGCTGGTCACCAGCGCCGCGTCGGTGGGCCGGCTCGTCACCGACATCGACATCGACCTCGACCTGGCGACGGACGACGTGGTGTCGGCGACGGCCAACAACATCATCGTCACGCGCGACGTGGAGGAGGACGCGGCGCAGAAGGAGCTGGTGTCCCGCTACCAGGCCCTGGCCACGCCGCTCGCCAACCGCGTCATCGGCTGGGTCGCCCAGACGCTGAAGACCCCCATCAACCAGGCCGACCCGGCGGGCCAGTCCACGCTGGGCTTCGTCATCGCCGACTCACAGCTGGCGGCCACCCAGCCCAGCAACCTGGGCGGCGCGCAGGTGGCCTTCATGAACCCCGGCGGCGTGCGCGCGGACATCACCCGCGACCCGACCGACCCGGCCGACAAGGGCGAGGTCACCTTCGGCGAGGCGTTCACCACGCAGCCGTTCGGCAACAACCTGGTGACGATGACGCTGACGGGCGCGCAAATCGAACAGCTGCTGGAGCGTCAGTGGCAGCAGACCGACACCGGCGTCGTCACGCGCATCCTCCTGCCGTCCGCGGGCTTCACGTACGCCTTCAGCGCGTCCGCCCCCATCGGCTCCCGCGTGGACCCGGCCTCCATCCGCCTCGATGGCGCGCCCCTCGACCTGGGGGCGAGCTACCGCGTCACGGTGAACGCCTTCCTGGCGGGTGGGGGTGACGGCTTCGCCCTGCTGGCCAGCGGCACGAACCGCCTGGGCGGCGTGGTGGACAACGACGCGCTGGAGGCCTACCTGCGGGCGCGCAGCAGCGAGGCGAGCCCCCTGCCCGCCCCGGCGCTGGACCGCGTCACCGCGCTGCCGTAGCCGCGCGCCCGGCCCACCCCGGTCAGGGGATGGGCCCACGCCCCTGACCGCCGCTCGGCACGTCCTCGCTCGTCCCGGGGACGCGCGTCGCCGGCGTGGTGGTGCCCGGGATGATTTCGATCTCCTGCGCCCGCGTCACCTTGCGGGCCAGCGAGTCGAACTCCAGCTCCACGCCTCGGTTGGGCTTGTTCGCGAGCCCGAAGCGGATGCGCCAGAAGTTGGGGCGGATCTCCACCGCCTCGCTGGACTGGGCCAGCACCATGCTGTTGTTGTGGGCGTACTCCTCGCCGGCCTGGATGACGTCCCGCTCTCCCAGCTCCGCCTGCACGTCCGCCGGGGAGGGGGGCACGGGGGGCCTGCCAGTGGGGCCCACACAGCTGGCGCCGACCAGCAGGACAACGGGTAGGAGGATGCCGAGGACGGCTCGCGAGCGAGGTGGGGCCATGGTCCGATTTTGAGCATGGGCCATGCCACCCGCAGCCCGGGGCCACGGGCCGACGGCCACGCACTGTTTGCGCCTGCTCGGACCTCCAGCGCGGAGCCTGCGCCGCGCATGGCGCGGGAATCCCCCGCGAGGGGACGGAAGATGAAAAGCGTGGCGTGGAGGGAGACGGGGCATTCCCACGCACGGGAGGCCCACGCGGCGGGAAGTCCGTGGAGCCTGCGACCGGGGGAGACGCCGGGCGCCCACCCCGCTCTCCCGCGCGACGCGAGGAGCGGGGCGGCGAGCCAGAGGCCTACTTGGGGCTCGGCGTCGGGGAAATCTGGCGCTGCTGCTTCTCCACCACTTCGTCGATGATGCCGTACTGCCGGGCGTCCTCGGCGCTCATGAAGTAGTCGCGCTCGGTGTCCTTCTCGATGCGCTCGATGGAGTGGCCCGTGTGCTTGACGATGAGGCCATTGAGGTAGCTGCGCAGGCGGAGGATCTCCTTGGCCTGGATGTCGATGTCGGTGGCCTGGCCCTGCGCGCCGCCCAGCGGCTGGTGGATCATGATGCGGCTGTTGGGCAGGGCGTACCGCTTGCCCTTGGCGCCCGCCAGCAGCAGCAGCGCGCCCATGGAGGCGGCCTGCCCGACGCAGATGGTCGACACCGGGCACTTCACGTACTGCATGGTGTCGTAGATGGCCAGGCCCGCCGTCACCGAACCCCCGGGCGAGTTGATGTAGAGGTTGATGCCCTTGTCGGGGTCCTCGGACTCCAGGAACAGGAGCTGGGCGACGATGATGTTCGCCACGTCGTCGTTGACGGGCGTGCCCAGCATGATGATGCGGTCCTTGAGGAGCCGGCTGTAGAGGTCGTATGCCCGCTCGCCGCGGTGCGTGGTCTCGATGACGAAGGGGACGTTCATGGCTCCCCTACCCTAATCGTCCCGCGCCCGCCGCGCCCGCCCCTTCTTCTCACACCGTGCGCTGGCCCACGCTTCGCGCCCCGGCAAGCCCCCTGGACGCCCTCCGGCGCGCCGACCGGTCCGGGTGTAGGACAGCCACCCGGACTCCGGGACCGGGTGCGTGCCTACAGCCCCGTCATGTCCTCGGGGCGCACCCACTGGTCGAACTGCTCGGCGGTGAGCAGCCCCAGCTCCACGGCGACCTGCTTGAGCGTCTTGCCCTCCTGGTGCGCCTTCTTGGCGATCCTCGCCGCGTTGTCGTAGCCGATATGGGGGTTGAGGGCGGTGACGAGCATGAGGCTGCGCTCCAGGTTCTCCCGGATGCGCGCCCGGTTCGGCTCGATGCCCACGGCGCAGTTCAGCCGGAAGCTGCGCATGCCGTCCGCCAGCAGGCGGGTGCTCTGCAGGAAGTTGTGGATGATGAGCGGCTTGAAGACGTTGAGCTCGAAGTTGCCGGACGCCCCGCCCACGGAGATGGCCACGTCGTTGCCCATCACCTGCGCGCTGAGCATGGTCAGCGCCTCGCTCTGGGTGGGGTTGACCTTGCCCGGCATGATGGAGCTGCCCGGCTCGTTCTCCGGGATGGTGATTTCCCCCAGGCCCGAGCGCGGACCGGACGACAGCCAGCGCACGTCGTTGGCGACCTTGAAGAGCACCGCCGCCAGCCCCTTCAGCGCGCCGTGGGCCTGCACCAGGGCGTCGTTGGCGGCCAGGGCCTCGAACTTGTTGGGGGCGGTGACGAAGGGCAGGCCCGTCAGGCGGGCAATCTCCCGGGCCACCCGCTCCGCGTAGCCCTTGGGCGCGTTGAGGCCCGTGCCCACGGCGGTGCCGCCCAGGGCCAGCTCGTACAGGTGGGGCAGCGTGCGCTCCACGTGGGCGCGCGCCAGGTCGAGCTGGGCGACGTAGCCGCTCAGCTCCTGCCCCAGGGTGAGCGGCGTCGCGTCCTGGAGGTGGGTGCGGCCCACCTTGACCACGTCCATGAAGGCGCGGGACTTGTCCGCCAGCACGTCGCGCAGGGCCTTCAGCTCCGGGAGGACGTGCTCGGTGAGGGCGGCGACGGCGGCCACGCTCATCGCGGTGGGGAAGACGTCGTTGGAGCTCTGCCCCTTGTTGACGTCGTCGTTCGCGTGGACCTTGCGGCGCTCGCCGCGCTCGCCGCCGAGCAGCTCCGAGGCGCGGTTGGCGAGCACCTCGTTGGTGTTCATGTTCGTCTGGGTGCCGCTGCCCGTCTGCCAGACGCTCAGGGGGAACTCGGCGTCGTGCTGTCCGGCGAGCACCTCGTCGGCGGCCCGGACGATGGCCTCGCCCTTGTCCTTGGAGAGCGTGCCGTTCTCCACGTTGACCAGGGCGGCGGCCTTCTTCACCTGGACGAGCGCGCGGATGAGGCCCGGGGGCATGCGCTCGGTGGAGATGGCGAAGTTCTGGAGGCTGCGCTGCGTCTGCGCCCCCCACAACCGGTCCGCGGGGACCTCGATGGGACCAAAGGTGTCCTTCTCGATGCGAACGTTCTTCGTGCTCACGCGCGGGCTCCTCGAAGTGACTGACGTCGTGGCCCCACGCATAACAGGCCCCTGGCGCCGGCACCCGCGCGTGTGGCGCCCCGAGCGTCGTTCCGTGAGCACTCCCGCCGGGCCTCAGCCGTGGGCCCGACGACTGTCGGCCGGGGCCTGCGCGCGCTCCGTCATGCCGTAGTCGCGCAGGACGCTCGCCACCCGCAGGCGGTAGTCGTCGAAGACGCCCCCGCGTCCCCGCGCCTGCGCGGTGCGGTGCGCCTCCACGCGTCGCCAGGACTCGACGGCGGCCTCGTCCCGCCAGAAGGACAGCGACAGCAGGCGGCCCGGGTCGGAGAGGCTCTGGAAGCGCTCGATGGAGATGAAC
This region of Myxococcus stipitatus genomic DNA includes:
- a CDS encoding phospholipase D-like domain-containing protein, which codes for MDERQDLADMLLPQPGAHGFDSGPERKQHEMRGPYSLPPGPEGFSFSLYQSTGIGLVPGHRLELLENGAVFDRMVEDLRAARESVHILVYIWRPSDVSDRIVEALVERARAGVACRVVVDPVGSEELQGDKDFDQQVEQVLRDAGVEVHYYRLLAGKVLGRLLGRSHQKLVIVDGRVAYTGGFGFWKVWEGDGRSPEAWRDTSVRVEGPATRQMQLSFSRYWQESGGGLLPVSAFPEVESRGPAAAGFVESSGKLGITDAERMVRMVIAAARERLWIANAYFSPPNEILEQLEEKCRQGVEVRVLGPGPVHDVKVIRASQRSTYERLLAAGVRIYEYQPSMMHAKTMLVDDWLAVVGSTNLDSLSLNKLGEGSLVLHDAEFVRELERGWARDLRLSQEMSLENGGRTNPWRRLARRATQLVGHDR
- a CDS encoding acyl-CoA dehydrogenase, whose amino-acid sequence is MVEETRPTAQELLSLPRLAPLVPMLYVAWTDGELTSAEIRALGAAARAQSWLDLRSTTVLARWLDPLMPPAPSELAVLRDHIRAAADRLSTSPQESLAELGAKLAELVSGTTELPPSVQDLARELAAVEAVLGVSGREAVRALVPSAAPEPRRVGPTEPTSFAPEALRAVLDRTYPDVRAQVRRWLEDPAFRHPEAPRDTFAQREQVFAWLKQLADAGLGRIAFPQGAETSADLGAFIAAFETLALFDLSLVVKAGVHFGLFGASILFLGTERHHREYLPKVASLELPGCFAMSELGHGSNVRDVETVARYDAEKGDFVVHTPTDTARKEWIGNAARHGRVATVFAQLEVGGKGLGVHALLVPLRDEHGKVLPGVRIEDCGRKMGLNGVDNGRIWFDHVRVPRENLLDRFGQVSPEGHYTSAISSDGRRFFTMLGTLVAGRVSVACASLSAAKSGLTIAVRYGDLRRQFGPPGAREVRLLDHQVHQLRLLVPLAKTYALDFALEYLVDRYVKRTEEDAMEVEALAAGLKAYASWHCTAVLQEAREACGGQGYLEENRLPTLKADTDIFTTFEGDNTVLMQLVAKSLLTGYRQRFEDDRVFAVLKLIADKATAMADRNPISIRRTGSEHLRDGDYQLRALRYREEDLLASVARRIRKRLGAGVEAFAAFDQVQAHLVALAHAHVERVVLEQFLRGVAQVSDPGLKLLLGRLCDLYGLSCLEAHGGWFLEHGLMEGNKALAIRKEVVKLCTEVRPDAVALVDAFGIPDTCLAAPIGLGHLSP
- a CDS encoding DUF3293 domain-containing protein translates to MRQGDPERLMEAYRATRYVIRPHATTGGVEQVLQVGRLHPALDAALLSRGHHTWAFITAWNPGSRPQGKDENQRAQERLVAQLVAGGWVPAPAIGEAEDGSWSEQSLFVPGLPRGDAERFGRAFGQVAVLVGRTGAPAELLLCGGDLFAPTP
- a CDS encoding bifunctional metallophosphatase/5'-nucleotidase, whose amino-acid sequence is MTSQPPTTPAYARPSVVLLAGAFVAGMALFLHGGCSSDDDTPDEEPQYGTCEARSECRANHGLPAQGMEWACVTHTCRQRPVPACRKGPRDAAAGTTRIQVLAFNDFHGQLEAPAGSGGMIQTGVAPDGGPVRVEAGGVTYFAKHLKDLRATDPLDTVVVAAGDLIGATPLLSGLFHDEPTIEAMNQLGLDLVAVGNHEFDEGFRELLRMQSGGCHPVDGCQDGTPFEGAKFQFLAANVATGKDTTLFPRYVVKVLGGIPVGFIGMTLEGTPEIVNPAGVEGLAFKDEVETVNALIAELHEQCVETIVVVVHEGGTPTPGALVNECVGAGEGGRISGPIVDIAKRLDEAVDVIVSGHTHQAYNCRIANKLVTSAASVGRLVTDIDIDLDLATDDVVSATANNIIVTRDVEEDAAQKELVSRYQALATPLANRVIGWVAQTLKTPINQADPAGQSTLGFVIADSQLAATQPSNLGGAQVAFMNPGGVRADITRDPTDPADKGEVTFGEAFTTQPFGNNLVTMTLTGAQIEQLLERQWQQTDTGVVTRILLPSAGFTYAFSASAPIGSRVDPASIRLDGAPLDLGASYRVTVNAFLAGGGDGFALLASGTNRLGGVVDNDALEAYLRARSSEASPLPAPALDRVTALP
- the clpP gene encoding ATP-dependent Clp endopeptidase proteolytic subunit ClpP; the encoded protein is MNVPFVIETTHRGERAYDLYSRLLKDRIIMLGTPVNDDVANIIVAQLLFLESEDPDKGINLYINSPGGSVTAGLAIYDTMQYVKCPVSTICVGQAASMGALLLLAGAKGKRYALPNSRIMIHQPLGGAQGQATDIDIQAKEILRLRSYLNGLIVKHTGHSIERIEKDTERDYFMSAEDARQYGIIDEVVEKQQRQISPTPSPK
- the fumC gene encoding class II fumarate hydratase; protein product: MSTKNVRIEKDTFGPIEVPADRLWGAQTQRSLQNFAISTERMPPGLIRALVQVKKAAALVNVENGTLSKDKGEAIVRAADEVLAGQHDAEFPLSVWQTGSGTQTNMNTNEVLANRASELLGGERGERRKVHANDDVNKGQSSNDVFPTAMSVAAVAALTEHVLPELKALRDVLADKSRAFMDVVKVGRTHLQDATPLTLGQELSGYVAQLDLARAHVERTLPHLYELALGGTAVGTGLNAPKGYAERVAREIARLTGLPFVTAPNKFEALAANDALVQAHGALKGLAAVLFKVANDVRWLSSGPRSGLGEITIPENEPGSSIMPGKVNPTQSEALTMLSAQVMGNDVAISVGGASGNFELNVFKPLIIHNFLQSTRLLADGMRSFRLNCAVGIEPNRARIRENLERSLMLVTALNPHIGYDNAARIAKKAHQEGKTLKQVAVELGLLTAEQFDQWVRPEDMTGL
- a CDS encoding antibiotic biosynthesis monooxygenase family protein — protein: MIAVIFEVQLRDEGRQEYLDLAAGLRPLLAQVDGFISIERFQSLSDPGRLLSLSFWRDEAAVESWRRVEAHRTAQARGRGGVFDDYRLRVASVLRDYGMTERAQAPADSRRAHG